A genomic stretch from Arachis stenosperma cultivar V10309 chromosome 3, arast.V10309.gnm1.PFL2, whole genome shotgun sequence includes:
- the LOC130966809 gene encoding protein FAR1-RELATED SEQUENCE 5-like, with the protein MSDNYAEDEFYAVDSVESIGWIDFFNLSEEDVLRFNFADVDIAFEFYQQYAKHHGFGARRFRSKKCWEVRIWQEFVCHRQGYRSPKFYSMPNRQKRPRAETRCGCPARMLLRMDDELGRLHVAYFSDAHNHHVLELRFSSMLPGHRRMSEADIEQMNDMRKGGIGVSRIHNFMASLASGYHNVPYTTRDMHNVNAKQRREGGLDAESCLRYLRECKANDPALYYKEVVDGEGVLQHLFWCDGTSQIDYQVFGDVVAFDATYKKNVYLSPLVVFSSVNHHNQTVVFVAALVADEKEETYVWLLQQLQTSMKGKAPVSKITDGDRQMKSAIEQVFQEAHHRLYAWHLLRNATSNIGKPKFTRMFRDCMLGDYEVRTFQRKWFEMVEKFGITDKRWVRTCTREGTVGPQHTYGESSLPDFEPSRCEGFHAVISRYVKSRYSYTEFLRHFHRCLMFVHAKEVEADFECAKGDPVMTTNLKQLERSAVDNYTRAIFYLFVPILDRACAMRVVDSEDNGSYFIHTVSRYGTPGKDWHVVATSDTREV; encoded by the coding sequence ATGTCTGACAATTATGCGGAAGACGAGTTTTATGCCGTTGATTCCGTAGAGTCGATAGGTTGGATTGATTTTTTCAATTTGAGCGAAGAGGATGTTCTCCGGTTTAATTTCGCAGATGTTGACATTGCATTTGAGTTCTACCAGCAATATGCAAAGCACCATGGCTTCGGCGCGAGACGTTTCAGAAGCAAAAAATGCTGGGAAGTAAGGATATGGCAGGAGTTCGTGTGCCACCGACAAGGGTACCGATCCCCGAAGTTCTACTCGATGCCTAACCGGCAAAAGAGGCCGAGGGCCGAGACACGGTGTGGATGCCCTGCAAGGATGCTACTCCGCATGGATGATGAATTAGGACGTTTGCACGTTGCGTACTTTTCAGACGCGCATAACCACCACGTTCTTGAGTTGCGATTTTCTTCCATGCTCCCGGGCCATCGGAGGATGAGCGAAGCGGACATCGAGCAGATGAACGACATGCGCAAAGGGGGCATTGGCGTCTCCCGAATCCACAATTTTATGGCGAGTCTGGCCAGCGGGTATCATAATGTCCCGTACACAACAAGAGACATGCACAATGTAAATGCGAAGCAACGAAGGGAGGGTGGCCTAGATGCGGAATCGTGCCTAAGATATCTACGAGAGTGTAAGGCAAATGATCCAGCACTGTACTACAAGGAAGTTGTTGACGGTGAGGGCGTGTTACAACACTTGTTTTGGTGTGACGGCACCAGCCAAATTGATTACCAAGTGTTTGGAGACGTGGTTGCATTTGATGCAACTTACAAGAAAAACGTTTACCTTTCACCTCTTGTAGTATTCTCCAGTGTGAATCACCACAACCAAACGGTTGTCTTTGTCGCTGCACTGGTGGCAGACGAGAAAGAAGAGACCTATGTCTGGCTGCTTCAGCAGTTACAAACTTCAATGAAAGGGAAGGCTCCCGTGTCCAAAATAACCGACGGTGACAGGCAAATGAAGTCTGCGATCGAGCAAGTTTTTCAAGAGGCTCACCATCGACTCTACGCTTGGCATCTACTCCGAAATGCCACGAGCAACATCGGAAAGCCCAAATTCACCAGGATGTTTAGGGATTGCATGCTCGGCGACTACGAGGTCCGAACATTTCAGAGAAAGTGGTTTGAGATGGTTGAGAAATTTGGCATCACCGATAAAAGATGGGTACGGACATGTACGAGAGAAGGTACAGTTGGGCCACAGCACACATACGGGGAAAGTTCTTTGCCAGATTTCGAACCATCAAGGTGCGAGGGCTTTCACGCTGTGATATCACGGTATGTTAAGTCTCGATACAGCTACACTGAGTTTTTACGTCATTTTCATCGATGCTTGATGTTCGTGCACGCAAAGGAGGTGGAGGCTGATTTCGAGTGTGCAAAGGGTGACCCTGTTATGACCACCAACCTGAAACAGCTGGAGCGGAGTGCAGTCGACAACTACACTCGTGCGATATTCTATTTGTTTGTTCCCATTCTTGACAGGGCCTGTGCAATGAGGGTGGTTGACTCTGAAGACAACGGTTCCTATTTTATCCACACCGTCTCTCGATACGGAACTCCGGGGAAGGATTGGCATGTTGTTGCAACGTCTGATACGAGGGAGGTCTGA
- the LOC130966810 gene encoding uncharacterized protein LOC130966810: MERFSTAFELPRDVWSAIAIKVATTSIKDLCRFRMTCCVARNVGEEDTVLRMVSIPVPNDMNWLWLRDPIGRRFFERYIEVGHPELMFREALRELYIRRNHPVGWKMLQNAARNGLDAAKYALSMELLIRRNDSDAKREGLEIFRTLEAGNLLSACYSSCFAVLTISWPDEVQMPEKVEEHTVCDSTRCLTRGHMGLLYDYRRRATKRGSVHGVGGADHIRCIRCRVDYEVE, encoded by the coding sequence ATGGAGCGTTTCTCTACTGCCTTCGAACTACCCCGCGACGTTTGGTCAGCCATAGCCATTAAAGTCGCGACGACATCGATTAAGGATCTGTGCAGGTTCCGTATGACGTGTTGCGTTGCGCGCAATGTAGGCGAGGAGGATACTGTGCTCAGGATGGTTTCCATACCAGTCCCGAATGACATGAATTGGTTGTGGCTACGGGACCCTATTGGGCGAAGATTTTTTGAGAGGTACATTGAGGTTGGTCACCCGGAACTTATGTTTCGGGAGGCGCTGCGGGAGCTCTACATACGACGTAACCACCCCGTCGGTTGGAAAATGCTGCAGAATGCAGCAAGAAACGGGTTGGACGCTGCCAAGTACGCACTTTCAATGGAGTTGCTCATCCGAAGGAACGACAGCGACGCCAAAAGAGAAGGTTTGGAAATATTTCGCACGCTCGAAGCGGGTAACTTACTCTCCGCATGTTACTCGAGTTGCTTTGCAGTCCTCACAATTTCTTGGCCGGATGAAGTTCAGATGCCGGAAAAGGTAGAAGAACATACTGTCTGTGACTCGACTAGATGCTTGACCCGGGGCCACATGGGTCTTCTCTATGACTACCGCCGAAGGGCGACAAAACGGGGCTCCGTCCACGGTGTCGGAGGCGCCGACCATATCCGGTGCATTCGCTGTCGCGTCGACTACGAGGTGGAATGA
- the LOC130966811 gene encoding uncharacterized protein LOC130966811, whose translation MAGGSMKNGRKRKAAKKVRGKGTISIECECPLNLLPRDIWVRIATRVALYSIKDLFNMQVSCKVFLGAARSEAVYKEASMMELPIVFFLDNYDLPKHRFIERCLEAGNSGAMLRAEMTEFSLFGDCVSITGDELEGCYMCAMLLLSIANEDEVLVRKGLKFFEIVRASGALERCRGVFSHLFAGPELELKPFYTGLPEVCRSTSCRTRGTMGDVEDLSQVSCVQCLADYEVRVFLDLFAFE comes from the coding sequence ATGGCTGGAGGTTCCATGAAGAACGGAAGGAAAAGGAAGGCAGCCAAGAAGGTCAGAGGTAAAGGGACCATCTCCATTGAGTGCGAATGTCCACTGAATCTTCTTCCTCGCGATATATGGGTCAGGATTGCCACAAGGGTTGCGTTGTATTCGATTAAGGATTTGTTCAACATGCAAGTTAGTTGCAAGGTGTTTCTGGGTGCAGCGAGGTCCGAAGCTGTTTACAAGGAGGCGTCGATGATGGAGTTGCCGATTGTGTTCTTTTTAGACAACTATGACCTACCTAAACACAGGTTCATAGAACGATGCCTTGAGGCAGGAAATTCGGGTGCCATGCTCCGGGCGGAGATGACTGAATTCAGTTTGTTTGGTGACTGCGTTAGTATAACTGGGGACGAGTTGGAGGGCTGTTACATGTGTGCGATGCTGCTACTGTCTATTGCCAATGAAGACGAAGTGCTCGTGCGAAAGGGACTTAAATTTTTTGAGATTGTACGTGCTTCTGGGGCGCTCGAAAGGTGCAGAGGTGTCTTCAGTCACTTATTCGCGGGTCCCGAGTTGGAACTTAAGCCGTTCTATACTGGACTGCCCGAGGTTTGTCGGTCAACCAGTTGCCGCACCAGAGGCACCATGGGTGATGTGGAAGATTTGTCCCAGGTCTCCTGTGTGCAGTGTTTGGCCGATTACGAGGTTCGGGTGTTCCTGGATTTGTTTGCATTCGAATAA